CTTCTCCAGCCAGTGATCGCGGTCCCGTGGCGAGGTCAGCAGCCAGCTGGCCGCGCGGCGAGCCATGCCTTCCTGGTCGAGCGACAACACCAGCTCGACCAGCTCCGGCAGCTCCTCGATGTCCCAGCCGCGGCGGCCGAGCGCTTCGGCGAAGTTCATCAGCGGCGCCGCGTTGGCGCGGTCCAGCGCGGCCACCAGATGACCGCGCGCCGCGTCGAAGAGCAGCCGCTCCTGTCCCGGGCGGAGCCGGTGCCGCAGGCCGCCGAGGTCCCACAGCTCACCGGTGCCGGCCCTGGCGCGCCGGCCGGTGGCGGTGCCCGCGACCCACTCCACCAGCCGCGGCCCGCAGTCCGGATGCTCGGTCAGAATCCGAATGGCGAGGGTGAGCAGCTGGTGCCAGGTCTGGCCGGACAGGTCGGCGGCGTTGAGCGCGTCCGTACGGATCGTCGTCAGGCCGTCGGCCGCGGCCTGGGTGAACATGGTGAGCGGCACGTCGTTCAGCGCCGCGACGACGGCTCCGCGCACCTTGTCCTGGTCGTTGCGCAGCCGGTCGAGGCCGGTCAGCAGGTCGGCGAACGCCTGCCGGTCGCGGCCGCGGCCGGCGCAGGCGATCAGCAGCGAATAGCCGAGCGCGCGCTGGTCGGCGTCGGCGGCCGCCGTCAACGACGTGAGCTTTCGGCGTGCCTCGGGCAGCGGCAGAAAGGCGGTGAGCCGCGCGGCCTGGTCCGGATCGGCCTTGACCGGCCGCAGCCGCAGCGTCCGGCGTGTCTCCTCGTGCCGGCGAGCCGCCGGCAGCAGGTCGAGCAGACCGTCCGAGAGGCGTACGGCGGCGATCTCCGTGCCGGCGACGATGCCGTCGAGGATCGCCGGACGGCGACGCGGCGCGACCGCGGCCAGCAGCTCCAGCACGCGACCGGAAAGCTCCTGGTCGCCGTCGATCGTCCGTACGACCCGGCCGAGCTCGATCACCGTCGCGTCGTCGAGGGCGGCAATCCGGCGTGCCTGCGACCGGGTCAGCCATCGTCCCCAGCCGGCGGTCCCGAGCCGGCCGGGTTGGCTCAGCAGGTTGACGGTCCGGCCGGCGCTCGCGCTGAGCAGCCGTCCCACGACAGCCGCCGGCAGCTCGCCGACCAGCGACCGCTCCAGCAGCCGCAGCAGGCCGGACGGCCGGTGGTCGGCCAACGCGGCGACCAGTTGGTGCCGGCGGCTCCACCAGCGCCGGCGACCGGTGTCGTCGAGGCCCTCCAGCTCCGCCTCCGCGTACGCCAGCACCGCGTCCGGATGGCGGCCGGCCAGCGCACTCCAGCCGCCGAGCGCGTGTCCGAGACGTGGCAGCCACTCGGCGACCGTCACCGGTCCGGCGGCCGGCAGGATCGTCGCGGCGGCCGCGTCACCCCACCACTGGCACACCTCCGGCAGCAGGTGGTCGGCCAGCGCCGTACGACGGCCGCGCCGCAGCTCGCGATAGACGGCCTTGCGGTGTCCGGCGGCCAGCCGCGGCAGCAGCTCGCCGATCTGGTCGTCCGAGGCGACCGGCAACGCTCGCGCCAGCGCCTCCTTGGCGACCACCGGATCGGGATCGCGGGCGGCCCACACGAGCTGGTCGACCGCACCGGCCGCGGCCGCCAGGCCGACCGCGACCTGCCGCTCGTACCGGCTGCCGTGGCCGCGCAGGTCGACGATCACCGACGGCAGCTCGGCGCGGTCGAGACCGGCGCCGACCTCGGCGATCCGACGTCTGCGGTCAGGATGGGACAGCCGCTCGAGCTCCTCGAGCAACTCCGTCGCGCGGCTCACCGCGAGGTCTCCGTGGTCAGGACGGCCAGGCCTCGGCGAGCAGTTGGCGCGTGTCGGACAGCAGCTGTGGCAACACGCGCGTGTGGCCGATGACCGGCATGAAGTTGGTGTCGCCACCCCACCGCGGCACGACGTGCTGGTGCAGGTGCTCGGCGATCCCGGCGCCGGCGACGGTCCCCTGGTTCATGCCGATGTTGAAGCCGTGCGGCTTGCTCACCGACCGGATCACCCGCATGGCCGTCCGCGTGAAGCCGGCCAGCTCGGCGACCTCCTCGTCGGTCAGGTCGGTGTAGTCGGGCACGTGCCGGTATGGCACCGCCATCAGGTGTCCGGGG
The nucleotide sequence above comes from Fodinicola acaciae. Encoded proteins:
- a CDS encoding HIT family protein — encoded protein: MGTGQLPEPTEQAGVGEPDPFQRMWTPHRLAYVSGPGRGDACPFCAIPELSDQDGLVLARGKLVYAVLNLYPYNPGHLMAVPYRHVPDYTDLTDEEVAELAGFTRTAMRVIRSVSKPHGFNIGMNQGTVAGAGIAEHLHQHVVPRWGGDTNFMPVIGHTRVLPQLLSDTRQLLAEAWPS